One window from the genome of Bdellovibrio sp. NC01 encodes:
- a CDS encoding PD-(D/E)XK nuclease family protein has product MLHILSIENRSQVNELFAKYNPREQSWLVSDLRTKFELQQKILARDGQYIDESVLRASDLWKMLLKRLEPRLRLVSDPFARSLLRTIMDDNADVLGVNSSAEDTVFSYIDQLAAIIFHPDGSKRLDEWFETHEEAKNRWRDWYLRARFCAIKLIEEYNVITSDWITSYLQNFNELERVWNIPLIVDLSGEISRVEAEILRVISRSIDVIVLEPSPEWRKDFHFLLRPYEDLRGQAASVGKLQPVAKTEKKTDVLRFSGMLAEIKNSVGQAREWLSSGIEALSIAIVAPDIETYWPVLQSFLAEEGIPYQKDITHKAQSLPSVTRWLATLRSKSGRLSSSDLEISFFDKHESQQVRYEEFKALFKSLYVNEDLARNEIVHKIFSDQLDVTGLVTRDEFVLKALSYWNSNETEIVQLVLRELLQNATANTKLIWKEWLSYLESIVAAKEFSLEKGEPSGILVTKLMSAHSEKALYRIFLGMTDEALKVKNKTQLSGQDYFELAKDIGFYLDNPDQSDLEFELRLLAEANSKYDIYCFGATDLSGSLCSPSTFWMSLSGEDHEHLTLPKETRWDELQYSELASGRQWLDARRSEVEARIDMDLGHQPTPAIVLKDLPRISASAIESFLECPFIFAAQRYFKLKDLPDIDLDVDHRTRGQLAHALFERLTIEPMRFDWTVSELDELLESARKEKELIFADERLWQPLKKKHIQLGTRFLDFEKKWREEFKKTKTLAREKRFEFYLDPKTEELSREPIAGGFRISGQIDRIDGNDQKHLIVLDYKSSAGGITSHSSWLKNNQLQLLFYMWVLEKALMEDVKGEVIGLFYYIFRTFDRKGFKIEDLAGHLYPASKRKDKNATFEAKELYLTEFSKVLMMTLDRIRQGEVSPVPADDQTCNTCEWRRQCRAPHLN; this is encoded by the coding sequence ATGCTGCATATCCTTTCCATAGAAAATCGCTCGCAAGTCAACGAGCTGTTCGCGAAATATAATCCGCGTGAACAATCATGGCTTGTTTCTGACTTGCGCACGAAGTTCGAACTTCAGCAAAAAATTCTTGCTCGCGATGGTCAATACATCGACGAGTCAGTTCTACGTGCCAGTGACTTATGGAAGATGTTGTTGAAACGTCTTGAGCCCCGCTTGCGACTGGTCAGTGATCCGTTCGCGCGTTCGTTATTACGCACGATCATGGATGACAATGCGGATGTGCTGGGTGTGAACTCTTCTGCTGAAGACACTGTTTTTTCCTACATTGATCAATTGGCGGCCATCATTTTCCATCCCGATGGCAGTAAGCGTTTGGATGAGTGGTTTGAAACTCACGAAGAAGCAAAGAATCGTTGGCGCGATTGGTATTTGCGCGCGCGTTTCTGTGCGATCAAGTTGATTGAAGAATACAATGTCATCACTTCGGATTGGATCACTTCGTACTTACAAAACTTCAACGAACTTGAAAGAGTTTGGAATATTCCCCTGATCGTTGACCTAAGTGGAGAGATCTCACGCGTTGAAGCCGAAATCTTGCGCGTGATTTCACGTTCGATTGATGTGATTGTGTTAGAGCCTTCTCCGGAATGGCGTAAAGACTTCCACTTCTTGCTTCGTCCTTACGAAGATCTGCGTGGACAAGCGGCAAGTGTTGGAAAGTTACAACCTGTCGCTAAAACAGAAAAGAAAACGGACGTTTTGCGTTTTTCTGGAATGCTTGCAGAGATTAAGAACTCTGTCGGTCAAGCCCGTGAATGGTTAAGTTCTGGCATTGAAGCCTTATCTATTGCGATTGTGGCTCCTGATATCGAAACATACTGGCCGGTTCTGCAATCATTCTTGGCTGAAGAGGGTATTCCTTATCAAAAAGATATCACTCACAAAGCGCAAAGTTTGCCGTCTGTGACAAGATGGCTTGCGACCTTACGTTCAAAAAGTGGTCGCTTGTCTTCTTCGGATCTGGAAATTTCATTCTTTGATAAACACGAATCGCAACAAGTACGTTACGAAGAATTTAAAGCCTTGTTTAAAAGTCTTTATGTGAATGAAGACTTAGCTCGTAACGAAATTGTGCATAAGATCTTTAGCGATCAGTTGGATGTCACAGGTCTTGTGACTCGTGATGAGTTCGTTTTAAAAGCTCTGAGCTATTGGAATTCCAATGAAACAGAAATCGTGCAATTGGTTTTGCGCGAACTTCTGCAAAATGCAACAGCCAACACCAAGCTGATTTGGAAAGAATGGCTGAGCTATCTTGAAAGCATTGTTGCGGCAAAAGAATTCTCTTTAGAAAAAGGGGAGCCCTCTGGAATTCTTGTGACAAAGCTTATGTCTGCGCACAGTGAAAAAGCGTTGTATCGAATTTTCCTGGGCATGACAGACGAAGCATTGAAAGTGAAAAACAAAACTCAACTTTCTGGCCAAGATTATTTTGAGTTAGCGAAAGACATCGGTTTTTATCTGGATAATCCGGATCAAAGCGATCTGGAATTTGAATTGCGCCTGTTGGCTGAAGCGAACTCTAAATACGATATCTATTGCTTTGGCGCGACGGACTTAAGTGGTTCTTTGTGTTCGCCTTCCACTTTCTGGATGAGTTTAAGTGGTGAAGACCATGAACATCTGACTTTGCCGAAAGAAACTCGTTGGGATGAATTACAATATTCAGAACTTGCGTCGGGCCGTCAGTGGTTGGATGCACGTCGTTCTGAAGTTGAAGCGCGTATTGATATGGATTTAGGTCATCAACCCACGCCAGCAATTGTGCTTAAGGATTTACCGCGTATTTCAGCGTCAGCGATCGAAAGCTTCCTGGAGTGTCCGTTTATCTTTGCGGCACAACGATATTTCAAATTAAAAGATCTTCCTGATATCGATTTAGATGTTGATCATCGTACTCGCGGGCAATTAGCCCATGCCTTGTTTGAGCGTCTGACGATCGAACCGATGCGTTTTGATTGGACCGTCAGCGAGCTTGATGAATTATTAGAATCAGCACGCAAAGAAAAAGAATTAATCTTTGCTGATGAACGCCTGTGGCAGCCGCTTAAGAAAAAGCACATTCAATTGGGCACACGTTTCTTAGATTTTGAAAAGAAATGGCGTGAAGAGTTCAAGAAGACTAAAACGTTAGCGCGTGAAAAACGTTTTGAGTTTTATCTTGATCCCAAAACCGAAGAGCTAAGCCGTGAACCCATTGCGGGGGGCTTTAGAATCTCGGGACAGATCGACCGTATTGATGGCAACGATCAGAAACATCTTATTGTTCTGGATTATAAATCGTCAGCGGGTGGTATCACGTCACATTCTTCTTGGCTTAAAAACAATCAACTGCAATTACTTTTCTATATGTGGGTTTTAGAAAAGGCCCTGATGGAAGACGTTAAAGGCGAAGTGATTGGTTTGTTCTATTATATCTTCCGTACATTTGATCGTAAGGGTTTTAAAATTGAAGATTTGGCAGGACATCTGTATCCGGCTTCAAAACGCAAAGATAAAAATGCAACCTTTGAAGCCAAAGAATTGTACCTGACAGAGTTTTCAAAAGTTTTGATGATGACCCTAGATCGCATCCGTCAAGGTGAAGTCAGTCCGGTTCCAGCTGATGACCAAACCTGCAATACCTGCGAGTGGAGAAGGCAATGTCGAGCGCCACATCTGAATTAA
- the coaE gene encoding dephospho-CoA kinase (Dephospho-CoA kinase (CoaE) performs the final step in coenzyme A biosynthesis.): protein MKWLGLTGGIACGKSTVSRMLVERSIPVIDADLIAKEIVLPGSSGLKSIEREFGSDIILQDGNLDRRKLGQKVFGNPDLLHKLEEITHPLIRAEVRRRRRALEDMNEPLAIYDIPLLFETKAEEQFDAIIVVSCTREQQRERLRRRNQWSEEEIEMRIASQIPIQFKEEKADFVLYNNKDEQHLLKEVQRLMQWLETLKA, encoded by the coding sequence ATGAAGTGGCTAGGACTGACCGGAGGTATTGCTTGTGGCAAGAGCACCGTAAGTCGTATGCTCGTGGAACGCAGCATTCCTGTCATCGACGCCGATCTAATTGCAAAAGAGATTGTATTACCAGGTTCTTCTGGACTTAAGTCGATCGAACGTGAGTTCGGTAGCGATATTATCCTACAAGATGGCAATCTTGATCGTCGCAAATTAGGACAGAAGGTTTTCGGCAATCCGGATCTGCTTCATAAACTAGAGGAAATCACTCATCCACTTATTCGTGCAGAAGTTCGTCGTCGCAGACGCGCTCTTGAAGACATGAACGAGCCGCTTGCGATTTACGACATTCCGTTATTGTTTGAAACGAAAGCGGAAGAGCAGTTCGATGCGATCATTGTCGTGTCCTGTACTCGAGAACAACAACGCGAACGCCTTCGTCGTCGCAATCAGTGGAGCGAAGAAGAAATTGAAATGCGCATCGCTTCGCAGATTCCGATTCAATTTAAAGAGGAAAAAGCAGACTTCGTTCTTTATAACAATAAAGACGAACAACACCTGTTGAAGGAAGTTCAGCGTCTAATGCAGTGGCTAGAGACGCTGAAAGCTTAG
- a CDS encoding serine/threonine-protein kinase: protein MSQPVEQFGKYILLERLAAGGMAEVYLSKSTGAVGVNKFVAIKRILPQYSDHQEFIEMFKEEAKIAVNLNHGNVVSIYDFGVEKSQFFLVMEYVEGRNLRQILNELKKSNTQFTIEQIVYMIKEVAAGLDHAHRCIDGTTGRPLNIVHRDMSPQNIMVSFEGEVKIIDFGIAKAETQMEATKAGTLKGKYGYMSPEQADGQNIDPRTDIFSMGIVLWELLANDRLFTSNSEAAILRKIRECQVPSIRKINPSIPPELERIVNKALAKDRSLRYQTAAALHRDLNRFLNTHYPEFSPHDFSVFMKNAFSQAFLDQRRKLVEFAKIQGSTQEDKTIVTQTDLRIPPKNVPKAPVAAAEEDDVENEKLDINTSTDIRVNLDNLKAPPKPAGPKTDTNITHTRTSAGTGTFAANQNTMTRTPSSGGVPMGTRTAIRSTAPSKDYTALAMRGVIGILIVAGGWFGYTNFVAKKGAPKAPASVGLPPTSAAAALPNETAAPASVDQPQQADMAATAPEYTVMIKSTPDKARVVINGVDTGGYTPMRKTLRANVPANIRLVREGYSDYVTTYTPTTDVGSIEGNLQRLVKVATLYIKIANGGANPELRISGVPVSIKGESEPYYIQAEVGVKIQAFNKLTGLSAEKTVIIHADQKDTVELYLK, encoded by the coding sequence ATGTCTCAACCGGTAGAGCAGTTTGGTAAATACATCCTTCTAGAGCGCCTTGCCGCAGGTGGTATGGCGGAAGTGTATCTGTCTAAATCTACTGGCGCTGTTGGTGTGAACAAGTTTGTCGCAATCAAACGTATCCTTCCCCAATATTCAGATCACCAAGAATTCATCGAAATGTTCAAAGAGGAAGCAAAGATTGCCGTGAACTTGAATCACGGTAACGTTGTTTCTATCTATGACTTCGGTGTCGAAAAAAGCCAGTTCTTCTTAGTGATGGAATACGTTGAAGGTCGTAACCTTCGCCAAATCCTTAATGAACTTAAAAAATCCAACACGCAATTCACGATTGAACAGATCGTGTACATGATTAAAGAGGTTGCGGCTGGTTTGGACCACGCTCACCGTTGCATTGACGGTACGACGGGTCGTCCTTTGAATATCGTTCACCGTGACATGTCTCCTCAGAACATCATGGTGAGTTTTGAAGGTGAAGTAAAAATCATCGACTTCGGTATCGCAAAAGCTGAAACGCAAATGGAAGCCACAAAAGCCGGCACCTTAAAAGGTAAATACGGCTACATGTCTCCAGAGCAAGCAGATGGTCAAAACATCGATCCACGTACGGATATCTTTTCTATGGGTATCGTGTTGTGGGAGTTGCTAGCGAATGATCGTCTATTCACTTCAAACAGTGAAGCTGCGATCTTGCGTAAAATCCGTGAATGCCAAGTTCCTTCTATTCGTAAGATCAATCCGTCTATTCCTCCGGAATTAGAACGCATTGTGAATAAGGCTTTGGCAAAAGACAGAAGTCTGCGTTATCAAACTGCGGCGGCTTTGCACCGTGATTTGAACAGATTCTTGAATACACATTATCCAGAGTTTTCTCCTCACGATTTCAGCGTGTTCATGAAGAATGCTTTCTCACAAGCGTTCCTTGATCAACGCCGTAAGCTTGTTGAATTTGCAAAAATTCAAGGCTCTACACAAGAGGACAAAACGATCGTTACCCAAACAGATCTTCGCATTCCGCCAAAGAATGTACCTAAAGCTCCGGTCGCGGCAGCTGAAGAAGATGATGTTGAAAACGAAAAGCTTGATATCAATACGTCAACTGACATTCGCGTGAACTTGGATAACTTGAAGGCTCCGCCAAAACCAGCGGGTCCTAAAACAGATACAAACATCACGCACACTCGCACGTCTGCAGGTACGGGTACATTTGCTGCGAATCAAAACACAATGACTCGCACACCGTCTTCAGGCGGAGTTCCGATGGGAACTCGCACGGCGATTCGTAGCACAGCTCCTTCAAAAGACTATACGGCTCTTGCGATGCGCGGAGTGATCGGTATTCTTATTGTTGCAGGTGGCTGGTTCGGCTACACAAATTTCGTTGCGAAAAAAGGAGCTCCAAAAGCTCCGGCTTCTGTGGGTCTTCCTCCGACAAGTGCAGCCGCTGCTTTGCCAAATGAAACAGCAGCTCCAGCATCGGTTGATCAACCACAACAAGCAGATATGGCAGCAACGGCTCCAGAGTACACTGTGATGATCAAGAGTACTCCTGACAAAGCACGTGTTGTGATCAACGGTGTTGATACTGGTGGTTACACTCCGATGCGAAAAACACTCAGAGCTAACGTCCCTGCCAACATCCGTCTTGTCAGAGAAGGTTATTCCGATTATGTAACTACATATACACCAACAACAGATGTAGGTTCTATCGAAGGCAATTTGCAAAGACTTGTGAAAGTCGCAACTTTGTATATCAAAATTGCTAACGGTGGTGCGAATCCTGAATTGCGAATCTCTGGCGTGCCAGTATCGATCAAGGGTGAAAGCGAACCTTATTACATCCAAGCTGAAGTCGGTGTAAAAATTCAGGCATTCAATAAGCTGACAGGCCTTTCTGCTGAAAAGACTGTGATCATTCACGCTGATCAAAAAGACACTGTTGAGCTGTATTTGAAGTAA
- a CDS encoding long-chain fatty acid--CoA ligase → MIKAATLGNSILEMRSRDPQKIAIKYKDNNTWVQKTWSEYYQDIETIACALLALGIKPGDRVAIMANTRYEWSVTDLAIFGIKAITVPIYQNNTPEDVEYILNNSGARFLITETRGPLKTYMAVKDQCPAVEKVLVFEETSSAADVLTWKAVNEIGKTYRQQHPQAYTELCETLKPSDTATILYTSGTTGRPKGVILTHLQAISEVSEAFPFAGANDQDVSLSFLPYAHILGRIEHWGHLYIGYTMAYAESLEKIRGNLTEIRPTIMVSVPRIFEKIYAAIWAQVQTQPLKMKIFEWALSVGKKVGEYKLSGESIPLDLLIKYEGAKKLVLNKITEAFGGRLRFAISGGAPISQDIAMFFHCAGILILEGYGLTETTAAITVNTPFNYKFGSVGRPIGEVKLKIAEDGEILVKSDKVMKEYYNNPEATKEAFTDGWYHTGDIGEILPGGDLKITDRKKDLIKTAGGKYVAPQRLENLLKLCPYITNVLIHGDQKKYIVALLTVDRPGLEKLAKDKGFAFSDWNELVKSSFVNDIIKKAVADANAQLASYESIKKYLILPNEFTVEAGELTPSLKVKRKVLDKKFSEQIESLY, encoded by the coding sequence ATGATCAAAGCAGCCACACTGGGCAATTCTATTTTAGAAATGCGTTCTCGCGATCCGCAAAAAATCGCCATCAAATACAAAGATAACAATACGTGGGTGCAAAAAACTTGGTCTGAGTATTATCAGGACATCGAAACGATTGCCTGTGCTCTTCTTGCGTTAGGCATTAAACCCGGTGACCGCGTTGCGATCATGGCCAACACTCGCTATGAGTGGTCGGTCACGGACCTGGCGATTTTCGGTATTAAAGCCATCACAGTTCCCATCTATCAAAACAACACGCCAGAAGACGTTGAGTATATTTTAAATAACTCAGGCGCTCGTTTTCTTATCACGGAAACGCGCGGTCCTTTAAAAACATACATGGCCGTGAAAGATCAATGCCCTGCTGTTGAAAAAGTTTTGGTGTTTGAAGAAACATCATCGGCTGCTGATGTTTTGACATGGAAAGCTGTGAATGAAATTGGCAAAACTTATCGCCAACAACATCCGCAAGCTTACACAGAACTTTGTGAGACCTTAAAGCCGTCTGATACAGCAACAATTCTTTATACCTCAGGTACGACAGGCCGCCCGAAAGGCGTGATCCTGACTCACCTGCAAGCGATCAGTGAAGTTTCCGAAGCATTCCCGTTTGCAGGCGCAAACGATCAAGACGTTTCTTTAAGCTTCCTTCCCTACGCCCATATTTTAGGTCGTATTGAACACTGGGGTCACTTGTACATCGGTTACACGATGGCTTACGCAGAAAGCCTGGAAAAAATCCGCGGTAATCTGACAGAGATTCGTCCGACGATCATGGTTTCGGTTCCACGTATCTTTGAAAAAATCTATGCAGCTATTTGGGCCCAAGTTCAAACGCAACCATTGAAGATGAAAATCTTTGAGTGGGCTTTGTCCGTGGGTAAAAAAGTTGGTGAATACAAACTTTCAGGCGAAAGCATTCCGTTGGATCTTTTGATCAAATACGAAGGTGCAAAGAAATTAGTTCTGAATAAAATCACTGAAGCCTTTGGTGGTCGCTTGCGTTTCGCAATCAGCGGTGGCGCACCGATTTCACAAGATATCGCGATGTTCTTTCACTGCGCAGGCATTTTGATTTTGGAAGGCTATGGTCTGACAGAAACAACAGCTGCCATCACAGTGAACACGCCGTTCAATTATAAATTTGGCAGCGTGGGGCGCCCTATTGGTGAAGTGAAATTGAAAATCGCTGAAGATGGCGAAATCCTGGTGAAGAGCGATAAAGTGATGAAAGAATACTACAACAATCCAGAAGCGACGAAAGAAGCTTTCACGGATGGTTGGTATCATACTGGCGACATCGGCGAAATCTTGCCTGGTGGCGATTTGAAAATCACAGATCGTAAAAAGGATTTGATCAAAACTGCGGGCGGCAAATACGTAGCGCCACAACGTTTGGAAAATCTGCTGAAACTGTGCCCATACATCACGAATGTTTTGATCCATGGCGATCAAAAGAAATACATCGTGGCGTTGTTGACTGTCGACCGCCCAGGTCTTGAAAAGTTAGCAAAAGACAAAGGTTTTGCGTTCAGCGACTGGAATGAACTTGTGAAAAGTTCATTCGTGAACGACATCATCAAAAAAGCCGTGGCCGATGCAAACGCACAGCTTGCAAGCTATGAGTCGATCAAAAAATATTTGATTCTTCCCAATGAATTTACAGTTGAAGCTGGTGAATTGACGCCGTCTTTGAAGGTAAAAAGAAAAGTATTAGATAAGAAATTCTCTGAACAAATTGAGAGCTTATACTAA
- a CDS encoding M3 family metallopeptidase, which yields MTSNNPLLTKSLAKDEAVPFDKIKVSDYLPAVDESIQIAQANIAKIKADKTPANFDNTIVALEAAAELAEKIGLIYGNMETANADEALQALAQEIYPKFTALSSDISLDPVIFQRVKAVYDSRASLTLTKEQSRLLEKTYLSFARNGALLNEQDKEKLRQIDQELSVLGPKYSENVLKATNAFEMYLDKKEDVAGIPEGILEGAAAAAEAKGKKGQWLFNLQTPSYLPFMTYAQNRALREKMWKAYASRAFKGEFDNQEIVKKIVTLRSQRAKILNFKTHADFVLAERMAQTPQTVFDFLRKLLTASKEAGKRDVKEVADFAKKTDGLNEIMPWDFAFYSEKLKEEKYAFNEEDLRPYFKLENVVDGVFAHAKQLYGLTFKENKDIPVYHPEVKAYEVFEEKSGKYMGLFYTDYFPRETKKGGAWMTLFRNQGLSDGTLKRPHVSIVCNFTKPTPTKPSLLTYDEVRTLFHEFGHALHGMLSDVTYQSLSGPNVYWDFVELPSQIMENWVGEKEGLDLFARHYETNEAMPADLIKKLKASQKFQAGYMSCRQIQFGLMDMAWHTAEPTAIHNVDSFEEEATAETRLFPKIEGANTSVSFSHIFAGGYSAGYYSYKWAEVLDADAFEYFMEKGLFNPEVATKFKENILSRGGTEHPMELYKRFRGREPDPQALLRRDGLI from the coding sequence ATGACTTCTAACAATCCCTTACTGACGAAGTCCTTAGCAAAAGATGAGGCCGTTCCTTTCGATAAAATCAAAGTTTCGGACTATCTTCCAGCCGTCGACGAGTCGATCCAAATTGCACAAGCAAACATCGCAAAAATCAAAGCTGATAAAACACCAGCAAACTTCGACAACACCATTGTTGCTCTTGAAGCGGCGGCAGAGTTGGCTGAAAAAATCGGTTTGATCTATGGCAACATGGAAACGGCAAATGCCGATGAAGCGTTGCAAGCTTTGGCGCAAGAAATCTATCCAAAGTTCACAGCCCTTTCTTCAGACATCTCGTTGGACCCGGTGATTTTCCAACGCGTGAAAGCGGTTTATGATTCGCGCGCTTCTTTGACTTTAACTAAAGAGCAATCTCGTTTGCTTGAAAAAACTTATTTGTCGTTCGCACGTAACGGCGCTTTGTTGAACGAACAAGACAAAGAAAAACTTCGTCAAATCGACCAAGAGCTTTCAGTGCTTGGACCAAAATATTCTGAAAACGTTTTGAAAGCGACAAACGCTTTTGAAATGTACTTGGATAAAAAAGAAGACGTTGCCGGAATCCCTGAAGGCATTCTTGAAGGTGCCGCGGCGGCTGCGGAAGCAAAAGGCAAAAAAGGCCAATGGCTTTTCAATTTGCAAACGCCTTCGTACTTGCCGTTCATGACTTATGCACAAAATCGCGCTCTTCGTGAGAAAATGTGGAAAGCTTACGCGTCTCGCGCTTTCAAAGGCGAATTCGACAATCAAGAGATCGTAAAGAAAATTGTAACTCTACGTTCGCAACGTGCAAAAATTTTGAATTTCAAAACGCATGCTGATTTCGTATTGGCAGAACGTATGGCGCAAACGCCGCAAACGGTATTCGATTTCTTACGCAAACTTTTGACGGCTTCTAAAGAGGCCGGCAAACGTGATGTGAAAGAAGTTGCTGACTTCGCGAAGAAGACTGACGGTTTGAATGAAATCATGCCGTGGGATTTCGCGTTCTATTCTGAAAAATTGAAAGAAGAAAAATACGCTTTCAATGAAGAAGATCTTCGTCCTTACTTCAAACTTGAAAACGTTGTTGACGGTGTCTTCGCGCACGCAAAACAACTTTACGGTTTGACGTTCAAAGAAAACAAAGACATCCCCGTTTATCACCCAGAAGTAAAAGCTTACGAAGTTTTCGAAGAAAAATCCGGCAAGTACATGGGCTTGTTCTACACGGACTACTTCCCGCGCGAGACAAAAAAAGGTGGCGCATGGATGACGTTGTTCCGCAATCAAGGCTTGAGCGACGGAACTTTAAAACGTCCTCACGTCAGCATTGTTTGTAACTTCACGAAACCAACTCCGACAAAACCGTCGCTTTTGACTTACGATGAAGTGCGCACTTTGTTCCATGAATTCGGCCATGCTTTGCACGGTATGCTGTCAGACGTGACTTACCAATCATTAAGCGGTCCAAACGTGTATTGGGATTTCGTAGAACTTCCATCACAAATTATGGAAAACTGGGTTGGCGAAAAAGAAGGTTTGGATTTGTTCGCTCGTCATTACGAAACGAACGAAGCAATGCCGGCTGATTTGATCAAAAAATTAAAAGCGTCACAAAAATTCCAAGCAGGTTACATGTCTTGCCGTCAGATCCAATTCGGTTTGATGGATATGGCATGGCACACGGCGGAGCCAACAGCGATTCATAATGTGGATTCCTTCGAAGAAGAGGCCACTGCCGAAACTCGTCTGTTCCCTAAAATCGAAGGCGCAAATACTTCAGTTAGCTTTAGCCACATCTTTGCTGGCGGTTACTCTGCAGGTTATTATTCTTACAAATGGGCTGAAGTTCTAGATGCCGATGCATTCGAGTACTTCATGGAAAAAGGTTTGTTCAACCCTGAAGTCGCTACGAAGTTCAAAGAGAACATCTTAAGCCGTGGCGGTACTGAACATCCGATGGAATTGTACAAACGCTTCCGCGGACGCGAACCAGATCCACAAGCTTTGCTAAGAAGAGATGGATTGATTTAA
- a CDS encoding NAD(+)/NADH kinase, which translates to MAKTEQRNTSQGNTRLTLADSGGIALVYRLETDKAVSLAKKVAEHLKDKGYEVFTGPDQKLIPGTKAAKTKKQLDALKLVIVLGGDGTYLRAVRLMEGRSVPILGFNMGSLGFLTAHPSDTAFKVIDDALSGKMELRPRSMIFAKILRKGKSRGEFHALNDMVIERGSNSQLINTAIYSDKFLVSEVKADGFIVSSPSGSTAYNLAAGGPILHPESPVFVVTAVAPHSLTSRPLIVPDRSTLSFKLDGKTVKAHFIVDGQKATELSADDEVVITRSCYDHWMVRQVDHNYFTLLRDKLKFGDRS; encoded by the coding sequence ATGGCAAAGACCGAGCAAAGAAACACGAGCCAAGGAAACACCAGACTGACACTTGCCGACAGCGGAGGCATCGCTTTGGTTTACCGTCTTGAAACGGACAAAGCCGTCAGCCTTGCTAAAAAAGTGGCCGAGCACTTGAAAGACAAGGGCTATGAGGTTTTCACAGGTCCTGATCAAAAGCTGATTCCCGGAACGAAAGCCGCAAAAACGAAAAAGCAATTGGATGCTTTGAAATTGGTGATCGTTCTTGGCGGTGACGGTACGTACTTGCGTGCCGTGCGTTTGATGGAAGGCCGTAGTGTTCCGATTCTTGGTTTCAATATGGGCTCATTGGGCTTTTTAACAGCTCACCCATCGGACACGGCTTTCAAAGTTATCGATGATGCTTTGTCAGGCAAGATGGAATTGCGCCCACGTTCAATGATCTTTGCTAAAATTCTGCGTAAAGGAAAAAGCCGCGGCGAATTCCATGCGTTGAATGATATGGTGATTGAAAGAGGCTCGAATTCTCAATTAATCAACACCGCTATTTATTCTGATAAGTTTTTAGTAAGTGAAGTGAAGGCCGATGGTTTCATCGTTTCAAGTCCTTCTGGCTCGACAGCTTATAACTTGGCTGCTGGCGGCCCGATCCTACACCCGGAAAGTCCGGTGTTTGTAGTGACGGCTGTGGCTCCGCACAGTTTGACTTCGCGCCCGCTTATCGTTCCTGACCGCAGTACTTTGTCTTTCAAATTGGATGGAAAGACAGTGAAAGCGCACTTCATCGTTGACGGTCAGAAGGCCACAGAGCTTTCTGCTGATGACGAGGTTGTGATTACTCGCTCTTGCTATGACCATTGGATGGTTCGCCAAGTAGATCATAATTACTTCACCCTTTTGCGTGACAAATTGAAATTCGGTGATCGGAGCTAA